Below is a genomic region from Helianthus annuus cultivar XRQ/B chromosome 2, HanXRQr2.0-SUNRISE, whole genome shotgun sequence.
TAATGACCAGtgagtcgggggtctcactggaagcagtctctctatttcTACGgcgtagaggtaaggctgtctacatctaccctccaCCCTACCTTACATTTGCTATTGGTggaatttactgagtatgatgatgatgatgatggttataACTTGTATGTGTATAAATAACCATTATCTAAACCAACATTGATAAAAAcatttgatttttatttatttatttttgttataaacactatgtttaatgttatatatattttgtttaaataccgttcaaaaaaaaattttgtttaaattttttaCAAGTTTGAATCCAACTTGTTAATCGAAGTtagggctgtttggcaacttctgaatggatAGGTGCtaaactagtaagaggtctgaatcattaagagtcagtataatgcttaaccattcagaggcaaatgtatgaccaattcagataagagatcttaaccattcagacttagtataatgcttaaccattcataggcaaatgtttgaaccattcagacatctgcttacaaaacaaacagtctgaactattaagtactgaaccagtaagagatctgaatcATGAAGAGCAAAAACAAACAGCCTCTTAGTTTGAATCCACCCACTTTCAAAGTACAACTATTCATGTGCTAGAAAAGAAAGATGTACCTTTTGGTAAGAGTGTGGGGGTTCGATGTTCATTATGTCTTGGTCCAAATGCCTTCTAAATTTACTTTGATAAGCTTGTTGGATGAGGAAAAAATGGCTTGATTTCCTACCAACATAAATCTCTATGAGAGCCTTGTAGTCGACACGATCCCTTTCCTTAAAAATGGCATTTTTAGCAACAATGGCGTCACGTTCATGCGGATTAAGCATCAACGATGACAAGATCATGCACGTTTTTGATGTCGTGCCATGAATCTTGTGTCGGAAGATTTCATATAAGTCCTCTCCATACATCTCCTTGTACTTTTCTCGGGTCTTTTGGCATTCATGTTGCGATAGTTGACCGGCCAGAACCCGAACCAAAATGCTTAAATTTCCCAATGAACCATGAACTTGCTTGCATATATCTTCAGTTGAGCTTTGGCTTAATGAGTTTGCCATTGTTGGTTAAGGTACTATGTAATGTATGTGCTATATATAGAATGTGAGCCAAGGGTGTGGTCTCATTGAGTCATGATCAACTAGCACAAATGAGCACttttcttttaatattattataCAGTTTGATTTTGGTTTATGTTGTGTGTTAGGCTAGTTCAGTTTTGGAAAAAGGATTATTTGTACCCATCCaaaactaaaaatatcatataCCTCACTTTAATGAATTTTTTTTAAT
It encodes:
- the LOC110877595 gene encoding annexin A13 isoform X2; the protein is MANSLSQSSTEDICKQVHGSLGNLSILVRVLAGQLSQHECQKTREKYKEMYGEDLYEIFRHKIHGTTSKTCMILSSLMLNPHERDAIVAKNAIFKERDRVDYKALIEIYVGRKSSHFFLIQQAYQSKFRRHLDQDIMNIEPPHSYQKILMALAASHKAHSAQVSVHIGKCDAQRLFQTGEGRCGEFKIDEGVVLEILSKRSIPQLNLTLSIFKHIYGHTYTKALEASIKGGTTDEGDLERIIVSQSETDMNKIRKIYKNVYGMDMRDAIIESFPIGDYRDLLLALTMKTSIDND